A single Nostoc sp. GT001 DNA region contains:
- a CDS encoding LuxR C-terminal-related transcriptional regulator, with translation MANSLLQKLDFAIPIDIVGALYLDNKYYSITIVNNHIENEVESPQFTQIGRFELNQQSYAILKSELTSTEKELDPTHILTERELEIAILVALGKQNKHIAKQLKISEWTVSAHLRRIFTKLGVGSRAAMVYRCSLLINQNINSGS, from the coding sequence TTGGCAAATTCTCTTCTTCAAAAACTAGACTTTGCTATCCCCATTGATATTGTTGGTGCCCTTTATTTAGACAACAAGTATTACTCAATTACTATTGTCAACAACCACATAGAAAATGAAGTAGAATCCCCACAGTTTACGCAAATAGGTCGATTTGAGCTTAATCAACAATCATATGCCATTTTAAAAAGTGAACTAACATCAACTGAAAAAGAACTAGATCCAACACATATCTTAACTGAAAGAGAACTGGAAATAGCAATTCTCGTTGCATTAGGGAAGCAAAACAAACATATTGCCAAACAACTAAAAATTAGTGAATGGACAGTTTCTGCCCACCTGCGTCGGATATTTACTAAGCTCGGTGTCGGAAGTCGTGCAGCAATGGTCTACCGCTGTTCTTTACTAATTAATCAGAACATAAATTCTGGTTCATAG
- a CDS encoding Rpn family recombination-promoting nuclease/putative transposase produces MSYDNTAKYLAELYPAEFAKWLLPDKTTEVTVLKTELSIDPIRADYVTFLQTSSRILHIEFQTLPKSNPPIPLRVLDYYVRLKRQYNIPVTQVVIFLQQSSDPIAFTEEYTDEFTSHRYQVIRLWEQDSALFLNNPALLPLAPLTRTDSPAALLSQVAQNIARISDRDERQNIAGCTEIFAGLRFEKDLIRQFLREDIMQESVIYQDILQKGKQQEAFQFLNRLLNRRFGEVNSLLIERIRVLPIEELEALGEALLDFSSVNDLVNWLDQLG; encoded by the coding sequence TTGAGTTACGATAATACTGCCAAGTATTTAGCTGAATTGTATCCAGCCGAGTTTGCCAAGTGGTTGCTACCAGATAAAACTACAGAAGTTACAGTACTTAAAACTGAACTTTCAATAGATCCAATCCGTGCAGATTATGTCACATTTTTGCAAACAAGTAGCCGGATTTTGCACATTGAGTTTCAAACTCTCCCCAAATCTAATCCGCCAATTCCTTTGCGGGTATTAGACTATTATGTGAGATTGAAACGGCAATATAACATACCAGTAACCCAAGTCGTGATCTTCTTGCAACAAAGTAGTGACCCTATTGCATTTACTGAAGAATACACAGATGAGTTCACAAGTCACCGTTATCAAGTTATACGGTTATGGGAACAAGATTCAGCTTTGTTTCTGAATAATCCAGCGTTACTGCCTCTTGCACCTTTAACTCGAACTGATTCACCTGCCGCTTTATTATCCCAAGTAGCTCAAAATATCGCTAGAATTTCAGATAGGGATGAAAGACAGAATATTGCTGGATGTACAGAGATATTTGCAGGTTTAAGGTTTGAAAAAGATTTAATTCGTCAATTTTTACGGGAGGATATTATGCAGGAATCTGTTATTTATCAGGATATTTTGCAGAAAGGAAAGCAACAAGAAGCATTTCAGTTTTTAAATCGTTTGTTAAATCGCCGTTTTGGAGAAGTTAATTCTCTACTAATCGAGCGAATTCGAGTTTTACCTATTGAAGAATTAGAGGCACTAGGCGAAGCCCTTTTAGATTTCTCATCAGTTAACGATTTAGTAAATTGGTTAGACCAATTAGGATAA
- a CDS encoding MT-A70 family methyltransferase, which produces MRLTTLEGQYQCIVIDPPWFYRLRNQDKTHRNRINYKPMHIEEILSLPVPDLSDRTGSILWLWFTNNHMIEAAQCLQTWGFELKTILTWEKVTKDSTKTHLGVGHWLRNSTEHCALGVRGNVKAFAGRTLTNQSSILHSPRREHSRKPENFYQLVDKLCPDITKLEMFARSSRIGWDCWGDEALKFDQPVEERDGDTSLSA; this is translated from the coding sequence ATGAGACTAACAACATTAGAAGGTCAATACCAGTGCATCGTGATTGACCCTCCCTGGTTCTATCGGCTGAGAAATCAGGATAAAACTCACCGAAACCGCATTAACTATAAGCCAATGCACATAGAAGAAATACTGTCATTGCCTGTTCCAGACTTAAGCGATCGCACGGGGTCAATTCTTTGGCTTTGGTTCACCAACAATCACATGATTGAAGCGGCTCAATGCTTGCAAACATGGGGATTTGAACTCAAGACTATTTTGACTTGGGAAAAAGTCACCAAAGACAGCACTAAAACACATCTAGGTGTTGGTCATTGGTTGCGGAATTCGACTGAACATTGCGCTTTGGGTGTTCGTGGGAATGTGAAAGCTTTTGCTGGACGGACACTTACAAACCAGTCAAGCATTTTACACTCACCCCGCCGTGAGCATTCCCGTAAGCCCGAAAATTTCTATCAACTCGTAGACAAACTGTGTCCAGACATAACAAAGCTGGAGATGTTCGCACGTTCGTCTAGAATTGGCTGGGATTGTTGGGGTGATGAGGCTCTGAAGTTTGATCAGCCTGTTGAGGAACGTGATGGAGATACTTCGTTAAGTGCTTAA
- a CDS encoding KilA-N domain-containing protein yields MLTHSWRDSEIQQMPQDGEIGKYSIPKGYVNATQMAKANKKLLADYIRLKSTTEYLQALSHDMGIPISSLVIEISGRASSQGTWIHPEIAIDLARWVSVEFRIWANRTLMKVMLTSQVEPVQEQEPPKALVPSHEAAQLALLVGEFAGLEKSLTAQLAVNAATKVNPALKPAADELKSAIAITNVSDDAYLKPTDIGEKVGMSAVAVNNWLVHAGLQYRTLDKKIPYRPTDSGKQWGRMVSAMAKGSNQTVFQLRWLPSITQLFNERN; encoded by the coding sequence ATGTTGACACACTCATGGCGCGACTCAGAAATTCAGCAAATGCCCCAAGATGGAGAAATAGGTAAATACAGTATCCCAAAGGGCTATGTGAATGCAACCCAGATGGCGAAAGCTAATAAGAAATTATTGGCTGATTACATCAGGTTGAAGTCTACAACTGAGTATTTGCAGGCTCTTAGCCACGATATGGGAATCCCCATATCGTCACTTGTAATCGAAATCTCTGGACGCGCTAGCTCCCAAGGCACTTGGATTCATCCAGAAATCGCCATTGATTTAGCGCGGTGGGTATCTGTAGAGTTCCGCATTTGGGCCAACAGAACCTTAATGAAAGTAATGCTCACAAGCCAAGTCGAGCCAGTACAAGAGCAAGAACCACCAAAAGCATTAGTCCCATCCCATGAAGCTGCACAGTTAGCTCTGTTGGTGGGTGAATTCGCTGGGTTAGAGAAATCCCTCACCGCTCAACTTGCAGTTAACGCTGCCACCAAAGTTAATCCCGCACTGAAGCCAGCCGCCGACGAGTTGAAGAGTGCGATCGCAATAACCAATGTTAGCGATGATGCATACCTTAAGCCTACAGATATTGGCGAGAAAGTTGGAATGAGTGCAGTAGCAGTGAATAACTGGTTGGTTCATGCTGGCTTGCAATACAGAACACTGGACAAGAAAATCCCATATCGTCCGACTGACTCAGGTAAGCAATGGGGGCGGATGGTTTCAGCAATGGCCAAAGGTTCAAATCAGACTGTCTTTCAGCTACGGTGGTTGCCAAGCATTACACAATTGTTTAATGAACGCAACTGA
- a CDS encoding replicative DNA helicase produces the protein MFSPDFAPDNVVSMPNRLPPQAIEAEEVVLGGILFDPEAIARVIKILQPEDFYVGSHKDIYRAALRLHQSQQPTDLLFVTSWLESHGLLHNVGGRNKLASLLNSCVSAVNIDALAELIREKAQLRAVIQTALQMARYAMDAPLTETTATSVIEMGQQKLLELRQLTMPCQMKLMADIIPDVYAEIELANNGEDAIEVNVPTGFYDLDSVIGGMPFGSLTVVGGRGGIGKSTWALDIGIRAAASGLTTAYFALEMSASQMVKKTLSRLAAPHVPADLLFKRNALRESHWNPLAQACADAMALPFWLNDNPVITTSQIKGDLQDIQARCGSVSLVIVDYVQLIEPMRRERGENRVQEIDSILKQLRAIAKQFNCAVLGLAQLKREVDSRSEKRPTKADFRESGGFEQEAAVMLGLYREDYYDKQTTQKGIFEVSVLKSRFSSETTVNLLFDERFGQFKNLAKSQY, from the coding sequence ATGTTTTCACCGGATTTTGCCCCAGATAACGTAGTTTCAATGCCTAACCGCTTACCGCCCCAGGCGATTGAAGCTGAAGAAGTAGTACTCGGTGGCATTTTGTTTGACCCCGAAGCGATCGCTCGTGTAATTAAGATTTTGCAACCAGAAGATTTTTACGTTGGTTCGCATAAGGACATCTACCGAGCCGCATTGCGATTGCACCAGTCTCAGCAACCAACGGATTTATTGTTTGTCACCAGTTGGCTGGAATCTCATGGACTGTTGCATAATGTTGGCGGAAGAAATAAACTTGCATCCTTGCTTAACTCTTGCGTGTCAGCAGTTAACATCGATGCCTTAGCAGAATTAATTCGAGAAAAAGCGCAATTGAGGGCGGTGATCCAAACGGCTTTACAAATGGCACGCTACGCGATGGATGCTCCTTTGACTGAAACTACTGCCACTTCAGTCATCGAAATGGGACAACAAAAACTTTTAGAGTTGCGCCAATTAACTATGCCTTGTCAAATGAAGCTAATGGCTGACATCATCCCTGACGTTTATGCCGAGATTGAATTGGCTAATAACGGTGAAGATGCGATTGAGGTGAATGTCCCAACTGGATTTTATGATTTGGATTCGGTAATTGGCGGGATGCCCTTCGGTTCTTTGACCGTTGTTGGAGGTCGTGGCGGCATCGGCAAGTCTACCTGGGCATTAGATATTGGTATTCGGGCTGCTGCTAGCGGCTTAACAACCGCTTATTTTGCTTTAGAGATGTCTGCCTCACAAATGGTCAAAAAGACTCTCTCAAGGCTGGCAGCCCCTCATGTTCCTGCTGACTTGCTTTTTAAACGCAATGCACTCCGGGAATCTCACTGGAATCCTTTGGCTCAAGCTTGTGCTGACGCAATGGCGCTACCATTTTGGTTAAATGACAACCCTGTAATCACCACCTCACAAATCAAGGGTGATTTGCAAGATATACAAGCTCGTTGCGGTTCAGTCAGTTTGGTGATTGTGGACTATGTGCAGTTGATTGAACCAATGCGCCGTGAACGTGGCGAAAACCGCGTGCAAGAAATCGACTCAATCTTGAAACAACTCAGGGCGATCGCTAAACAATTCAATTGCGCTGTCTTGGGTTTAGCGCAGTTAAAAAGAGAAGTTGATTCACGTTCCGAAAAGCGTCCAACCAAAGCAGACTTTCGAGAATCAGGAGGATTTGAACAAGAAGCTGCCGTCATGTTGGGTTTGTACCGGGAAGATTACTACGACAAACAGACTACCCAAAAAGGCATTTTTGAAGTTTCAGTTTTGAAAAGTCGGTTTAGTAGTGAGACGACTGTCAACCTTTTGTTTGATGAACGATTTGGACAGTTTAAGAATTTGGCTAAATCTCAATATTAA
- a CDS encoding cytosolic protein — MANKTPLTEYDSPWKQILQLYFQDFMLFFFPQAHSEIDWSRGFEFLDQELQQVVRDAELGKRLIDKLVKIYRIGGEESWLLIHIEVQSQEESDFPKRMFVYNYRIFDRYNRSVASCAVLGDDNIDWRPNQFGYELFGCTVDFQFPVIKLLDYKHWLSELEASRNPFATVVMAHLAAVQTRSNRSQRKQSKLNLVRRLYEQGFEREAVVNLLAFIDWMLTLPLDLEREFQREVEQLEAEQRMQYVTSFERIARMEELVEAIKLGLELKFSPEALNLVPEISSLEDVELLRAVRNGIKTATTVDELRQIYQSSTIDNLPEN; from the coding sequence ATGGCTAATAAAACACCTCTTACTGAATACGATTCTCCTTGGAAGCAAATACTACAGTTGTATTTTCAAGACTTCATGTTGTTCTTTTTTCCCCAAGCACACAGTGAAATTGATTGGAGTCGTGGTTTTGAGTTTCTAGATCAGGAGCTACAGCAAGTAGTCCGTGATGCGGAATTAGGAAAGCGACTGATCGATAAATTGGTGAAAATTTACCGTATCGGGGGTGAAGAATCTTGGCTATTGATCCATATCGAAGTCCAAAGCCAGGAAGAAAGCGATTTCCCGAAACGTATGTTTGTCTACAACTATCGGATTTTTGACCGTTATAATCGCTCTGTTGCATCATGTGCGGTACTGGGAGATGACAACATCGACTGGCGACCAAATCAATTTGGTTATGAATTGTTTGGCTGTACAGTTGATTTTCAGTTTCCTGTAATCAAGCTGCTAGACTATAAGCATTGGTTGTCGGAGCTAGAAGCCAGTCGTAACCCCTTTGCTACGGTGGTAATGGCTCACTTGGCAGCAGTGCAAACCCGCAGTAATAGGTCGCAAAGGAAACAATCAAAACTGAATTTAGTGCGTCGGTTGTATGAGCAAGGGTTTGAACGCGAGGCTGTTGTTAACCTTTTGGCTTTTATTGACTGGATGTTGACGCTACCATTAGATTTAGAGCGAGAATTTCAACGGGAAGTAGAACAATTAGAGGCAGAACAACGTATGCAGTACGTGACATCATTTGAGCGAATTGCCCGAATGGAAGAATTGGTAGAAGCAATAAAATTAGGCTTGGAACTCAAGTTTAGCCCTGAAGCATTAAACCTAGTGCCAGAAATTTCATCGTTGGAAGACGTTGAACTATTAAGAGCAGTGAGAAATGGGATAAAAACAGCAACTACAGTCGATGAATTGCGTCAAATATACCAGTCCTCTACAATTGACAATCTGCCAGAAAATTAG
- a CDS encoding amidohydrolase family protein produces MIIDCHCHAGKGDLLIGPWNTNAPIEIYLKRAKAAGIEKTVIFSPFHSNYQQANANTARIAARYPGRFLCFATIHPQRDRDRIYRLVQQAVTQWGFCGIKAHRMDGPATRELCEAARTFRLPILYDPVSETDVVELLASEYPDVNFIIPHLGSFADDWRAHLRVIDQIARFPNVYTDTSGVRRFDYLVQAVQRGGVHKILFGSDGPWLHPALELHKIHLLGLSSWQEALVLGKNLLRLIEGRKTPYLVKPNHTVLH; encoded by the coding sequence ATGATTATTGATTGCCACTGTCATGCAGGAAAAGGCGACCTACTCATAGGGCCTTGGAATACTAACGCACCGATCGAAATCTATTTAAAACGGGCAAAAGCTGCTGGAATTGAGAAAACTGTGATTTTCTCGCCTTTCCACAGCAACTACCAACAGGCTAACGCCAATACGGCTCGCATTGCTGCCCGCTATCCAGGTCGCTTTCTCTGCTTTGCAACTATCCATCCTCAACGCGATCGCGATCGCATTTACCGATTAGTTCAACAAGCCGTTACTCAATGGGGATTTTGTGGGATCAAAGCCCACCGTATGGACGGACCAGCAACTCGCGAACTATGCGAGGCTGCCCGTACTTTTCGCCTGCCCATTCTTTATGACCCTGTAAGCGAAACAGATGTCGTTGAACTCCTGGCAAGTGAATATCCTGATGTCAACTTCATCATCCCTCACTTGGGCAGTTTTGCGGATGATTGGCGTGCCCATTTGCGCGTCATCGATCAGATAGCTCGTTTTCCTAATGTCTATACTGATACATCAGGAGTACGGCGGTTTGATTACCTCGTGCAAGCAGTCCAGCGAGGAGGAGTGCATAAGATTTTATTTGGCTCTGATGGTCCCTGGTTGCACCCTGCTCTAGAACTCCATAAAATCCACCTTTTGGGTTTGTCCTCTTGGCAAGAAGCGCTGGTACTAGGTAAAAACCTACTGCGGCTAATTGAAGGCAGAAAAACTCCATATTTAGTCAAACCTAATCATACTGTATTACACTAA
- a CDS encoding helix-turn-helix transcriptional regulator: protein MIRWRLRILMAXKKISNKELAELSGIHPTSISKLKNADEIEQISGRVLNSLCNGLTKAYLATGDNRVITPGDLFDYTFDDDGDPTTAEIQSTAVEKAENEQLPSSGKSAKTNTQVVWLTPNKEAS from the coding sequence ATGATTCGTTGGCGGCTTAGGATATTAATGGCAGANAAAAAAATCAGCAACAAGGAGCTTGCTGAACTTTCGGGTATTCACCCAACCTCTATCTCAAAACTAAAAAATGCCGATGAGATTGAACAGATCAGTGGGAGAGTTTTAAACAGTCTATGCAACGGTTTGACAAAGGCATATCTTGCTACAGGTGATAACCGCGTCATTACACCGGGAGATTTGTTTGACTATACTTTTGATGATGATGGTGATCCTACGACTGCTGAAATTCAGTCAACAGCAGTAGAAAAAGCCGAGAATGAGCAATTACCTAGTTCTGGTAAATCAGCTAAAACTAATACTCAGGTAGTGTGGTTAACGCCTAATAAGGAGGCATCATAA
- a CDS encoding DUF5131 family protein — translation MPTNIEWTDLTDNIIRAKEGGWWCQKISEGCKNCYSEKLNQNSFFGGNKQPYSGQSPELVLDTEAIRKWGFQRKPKKHFVSSMTDVFGEWVPRFWQHEMLDGMFVAPNQIFQILTKRPEIMLSSMDEWLYCHGLDNLPLNIWSGTSIENRRTLEERSQFLAQIPALIRFWSVEPLLEDLGDITHYLNDVQLVIIGGESDPDSRPCHIEWLESIVQQCHAAKTPVFVKQLGANAIFRGQRFKTRDKKGGDIEEFPEHLQLRELPLSICK, via the coding sequence ATGCCAACAAACATAGAATGGACAGACTTAACAGATAATATCATCCGTGCCAAAGAAGGCGGTTGGTGGTGTCAAAAAATCTCAGAGGGATGTAAAAATTGCTATAGCGAAAAGCTGAATCAAAACTCTTTCTTTGGCGGAAACAAGCAACCCTACTCTGGACAATCACCAGAGCTAGTGTTAGATACAGAAGCTATTCGGAAATGGGGATTCCAAAGGAAACCTAAGAAGCATTTCGTTTCTTCAATGACGGATGTTTTCGGTGAATGGGTTCCGCGTTTTTGGCAACACGAAATGCTGGACGGCATGTTCGTTGCACCTAACCAGATATTCCAGATTCTTACCAAACGCCCAGAAATTATGCTGTCATCTATGGATGAATGGCTTTATTGTCATGGACTAGACAATTTACCTTTAAATATTTGGTCAGGAACTTCGATTGAGAATCGCCGCACTTTAGAAGAACGTAGTCAATTTCTTGCTCAAATTCCGGCTTTAATTCGGTTCTGGTCAGTTGAACCATTGTTAGAAGATTTGGGCGATATCACTCACTACTTGAATGATGTTCAGTTAGTCATTATTGGTGGTGAGTCTGACCCAGATTCCAGACCATGCCACATCGAATGGCTCGAATCAATTGTCCAACAATGTCACGCAGCTAAAACACCTGTGTTTGTGAAGCAGTTGGGGGCGAATGCAATATTTCGGGGACAGCGATTCAAAACCCGTGACAAAAAAGGGGGAGACATTGAAGAGTTTCCCGAACATCTGCAATTGCGAGAATTGCCTTTGTCTATCTGTAAATAA
- a CDS encoding dipeptidase has product MLSSFSTNFAPLDYSQQTQQRSRWLSQITQLIAFPTISAQPKHRRDLQACAQWLARHLAELGLHNVQILPGIKGSIPSVYGDWLHAPGKPTLLLYGHYDVQPVDPLGAWQTPPFQATIIGENLYGRGASDDKGQFFIHLKAIESYLRTTGKLPLNIKVWLEGEEEISSPNLSAFLKRETSRLKADAVLVSDTEMLGRDRPSIIYGLRGNLSCELEVTGPRHDLHSGRYGGAVLNPLQGLSDIISGLHDRKGRVAIPGFYQQVRKLEPTERQTIRCCCKRDQQILDDLDLPAGWGEPGYSLYERMTIRPALTINGLAGGYTGLGSKAVIPNRSLARLSIRLVPDQDPADVAQLLQRHIQTLTHPAIRSRLKITGGARSVLLPKNHPVMTAVIKAIKQTWGVTPVFTRSGGTIPLVEQLYRRLGVPIVLLGFGLPDDNIHAPNEKISLSNFFQGIETVIQFLAEYGR; this is encoded by the coding sequence ATGCTTTCGTCTTTTTCAACTAATTTTGCACCTCTTGATTACAGCCAACAAACACAGCAGCGATCGCGCTGGCTCTCCCAAATAACACAACTAATTGCCTTCCCCACTATCTCCGCCCAGCCGAAGCACCGCCGAGATTTGCAAGCTTGCGCTCAATGGTTAGCACGGCACTTAGCTGAACTGGGATTGCACAATGTGCAGATTTTACCAGGAATTAAGGGCAGTATCCCTAGCGTATATGGGGACTGGTTACACGCGCCTGGAAAACCCACACTTCTACTTTACGGTCACTACGATGTCCAACCTGTTGACCCCCTTGGGGCTTGGCAAACTCCGCCTTTCCAAGCAACTATTATCGGCGAAAATCTTTATGGTCGAGGGGCTAGTGATGATAAGGGACAATTTTTTATTCACCTGAAAGCCATTGAAAGTTACTTGAGAACTACAGGCAAGTTGCCCTTAAATATCAAGGTTTGGTTAGAAGGGGAAGAAGAAATTAGCAGCCCCAACCTTTCAGCTTTTCTCAAGCGCGAAACTTCTCGATTAAAAGCGGATGCGGTGTTAGTATCGGATACAGAAATGTTAGGACGCGATCGCCCATCTATTATCTACGGTTTGCGGGGTAATCTCTCCTGTGAATTAGAAGTCACTGGACCGCGCCATGATCTCCATTCTGGACGTTACGGTGGTGCTGTCCTCAACCCCTTGCAAGGGTTAAGTGACATTATTTCTGGACTCCATGACCGCAAAGGTCGAGTCGCCATTCCCGGTTTCTATCAGCAAGTGAGAAAATTAGAACCCACGGAACGCCAAACAATTCGCTGCTGTTGCAAACGCGACCAACAAATATTAGATGACCTCGACTTGCCCGCAGGTTGGGGCGAACCAGGCTACAGTTTATACGAGCGTATGACTATCCGCCCTGCTCTAACTATTAACGGGTTAGCTGGCGGGTATACTGGGCTGGGAAGTAAAGCAGTCATTCCTAATCGCAGTCTGGCACGATTGAGTATTCGGCTAGTCCCGGATCAAGATCCCGCAGATGTTGCCCAACTCCTCCAGCGCCACATTCAAACTCTTACCCATCCTGCTATTCGTAGTCGTCTCAAAATTACAGGCGGTGCGCGTTCTGTGCTTCTGCCCAAAAACCATCCGGTGATGACAGCAGTCATTAAAGCAATAAAGCAAACTTGGGGAGTTACCCCTGTATTTACTCGTAGTGGTGGCACAATTCCCTTGGTTGAGCAACTATATCGGCGGCTGGGTGTACCGATTGTTCTCCTTGGCTTTGGATTACCTGACGACAACATCCATGCCCCCAATGAAAAGATTAGCCTGTCTAACTTTTTTCAAGGCATTGAAACAGTGATCCAATTTTTGGCGGAGTACGGAAGATGA
- a CDS encoding transposase — protein MSDILSLLQCLLPQINATTMRQLNQIILAMLAMSGRVTMLGISRWAGIGGSYRTMLRFFHTVIPWATLFWLFFRKHLFRANEVYLLAGDEVVVSKSGKKTYGLDRFFSSLANKPISGLSFFVLSLVSVEQRHSFPIQIEQVIKKDTQTKSTSTIEKPNKKEKRGRGRPKGSKNKNKKEVILTSELILIQKMIGSLFKLLANSISLTYLVVDGHFGNNNALQMARLVNLQIISKLRHDSALYFPYENPDSSKRSRRKYGDKLDYRNIPDKYLCKSAIEDDIQTDIYQATLIHKEFAQALNVVILVKTNLKTNACSHVIIFSSDLTLSFEKIIDYYKLRFQIEFNFRDAKQFWGLEDFMNLSQTAVTNASNLAFFMVNLSHHLLADFQQLNPGSGIIDLKAYHRGFRYVREMLKMLPEIPEPILLTQIFAKLTSLGRIHPVSTGVEPS, from the coding sequence ATGTCCGATATCTTATCACTGCTACAATGCTTGCTACCGCAGATAAACGCTACGACGATGCGGCAATTGAACCAGATAATCCTGGCTATGTTAGCGATGAGCGGACGAGTCACGATGTTGGGAATTTCCCGTTGGGCAGGCATTGGTGGTAGTTATCGGACGATGTTGCGGTTTTTTCATACAGTAATACCTTGGGCTACATTGTTTTGGCTATTTTTCCGCAAGCATTTGTTCCGTGCGAATGAGGTATATTTGCTTGCAGGAGATGAAGTTGTAGTCAGTAAATCGGGTAAAAAGACTTATGGATTAGATAGATTCTTTTCTAGCCTAGCCAATAAACCGATATCAGGATTATCTTTCTTTGTATTATCATTAGTGAGTGTTGAACAGAGGCACTCGTTTCCGATTCAGATAGAACAGGTAATAAAGAAAGATACTCAAACAAAAAGTACCTCGACAATCGAAAAACCAAACAAAAAAGAAAAGCGTGGGCGTGGACGACCAAAAGGAAGTAAAAACAAAAATAAAAAGGAAGTGATATTAACATCTGAATTAATACTAATTCAGAAAATGATTGGTTCACTATTCAAGTTATTAGCTAACTCTATTTCCCTCACCTACTTGGTAGTAGATGGTCATTTTGGTAACAACAATGCTTTGCAGATGGCACGTCTTGTCAACTTGCAGATAATTTCCAAATTGCGCCATGATTCAGCATTATACTTCCCTTATGAAAATCCTGACTCCAGTAAGCGCTCTCGTCGTAAATACGGTGATAAGCTAGACTATCGTAATATACCTGACAAATACTTATGTAAAAGTGCTATTGAGGATGATATTCAAACTGATATTTATCAAGCCACTCTTATTCACAAAGAATTTGCCCAAGCTCTCAATGTAGTGATTTTGGTCAAAACCAATCTTAAAACTAATGCTTGCAGCCATGTAATTATTTTTTCTAGCGACCTAACTCTGTCATTTGAAAAAATTATCGACTATTACAAACTCCGTTTCCAAATCGAGTTTAATTTTAGGGATGCCAAGCAGTTTTGGGGATTGGAAGATTTTATGAACCTGAGCCAAACTGCCGTGACTAATGCTTCTAATTTAGCATTTTTTATGGTCAATTTATCCCACCATCTTCTCGCTGATTTCCAGCAACTCAATCCCGGTTCTGGCATTATTGACCTTAAGGCTTACCATCGTGGTTTTCGATATGTTCGTGAAATGTTAAAAATGCTTCCCGAAATCCCTGAGCCTATTTTATTAACCCAGATTTTTGCCAAGCTTACTTCTTTAGGACGTATTCATCCCGTTTCCACTGGCGTTGAACCCTCGTAA
- a CDS encoding VVA0879 family protein → MNKQEWLTLGKTLFGQDKMQWIFLCPCCGHIASVQDYKKAGAPSSAVGFSCVGRWMSVHKEAFDDKDKRKIPCNYAGGGLINLNPVDVDGIKVFEFGV, encoded by the coding sequence ATGAATAAACAAGAGTGGCTAACTCTTGGAAAAACACTATTTGGACAAGACAAGATGCAATGGATTTTTTTGTGTCCATGTTGCGGTCACATTGCTTCTGTCCAAGATTATAAAAAAGCTGGCGCTCCATCTTCTGCCGTAGGATTTTCTTGTGTAGGACGCTGGATGTCAGTTCATAAAGAAGCCTTCGATGACAAAGATAAGCGCAAGATTCCTTGTAATTACGCTGGCGGCGGATTAATTAACCTTAATCCCGTTGATGTTGATGGAATTAAAGTTTTTGAATTTGGGGTTTGA
- a CDS encoding DUF1392 domain-containing protein — protein MIDYVNALKTSWYISPPWGQTIPPVEVNLLERVYLKTTRTFGYCSGVQWEYECWLYTIICGDEIVHATEHQIIGTGQLEALTVQKPAFVLGQKVILCSYGNDTKQRLILGVVLVDKFWFYLVELVSPTLAETPTILNRFSLVGEKSLVRVNA, from the coding sequence ATGATTGACTACGTTAATGCTCTTAAAACCAGTTGGTATATCTCCCCGCCTTGGGGTCAAACAATTCCGCCCGTTGAGGTAAATTTACTGGAGAGAGTTTACTTAAAAACTACGAGAACATTTGGTTATTGCTCTGGTGTGCAATGGGAATATGAATGTTGGCTTTATACAATCATTTGTGGTGATGAAATTGTTCACGCTACAGAACATCAGATCATTGGGACTGGTCAATTAGAAGCTCTCACGGTGCAAAAACCTGCTTTCGTTTTAGGTCAGAAAGTAATTCTTTGTTCTTATGGGAATGACACAAAACAACGGCTGATTTTAGGAGTTGTACTTGTGGATAAGTTTTGGTTTTACCTTGTCGAATTGGTATCGCCAACATTGGCTGAAACACCAACCATACTTAATCGATTTTCGTTGGTTGGTGAAAAAAGTTTGGTGCGCGTGAATGCCTGA